Below is a genomic region from Triplophysa rosa unplaced genomic scaffold, Trosa_1v2 scaffold564, whole genome shotgun sequence.
TAAAAGTTTAAGGTCCAGGGTGCGGGCACCCTCAGAGGTGTTGTAAAATCTGGcacattaaaacatttgaacTCCTGACTTAATATCTATAAATATGCTTTGATCAATTAATCAAACCTCATAGTGTGTGTTGTAAATCTTTTGTGTAATGGCAATCAGTGGAGCTTCGATGAAAGTAAGCAGGGTGAGTTTCCATGACAGGCTGACCATCAGATACAGGACGCCCACACTCTTGATCAAGCTGCGCAGGAGGATGTTCACATTCATCGCCACTGATTGACTCATTAGCCTGGTGTCAGTGGACAAACGTGATGTCAAGTCCCCTGATTTcagagaaaacagaaaaaacaataaGATGAAGGCCAGACGTTTACATGGTTGGTGTTTGGTTTTAGTATATGGAGGTAAAAATGTATGATGTTAGCACTGGTACCATCACAGTTATTATTAAGATTATCTGGGTATTTTTAGACAGATGGCAATGAGCACAAGTtcccatttgttttgtttaaaagtttTCCCTATACGAACTCATTTGACCTACCTGTCTTTTTATCCTCAAAAAATCCAATCTCCTGTTTGACCAAAGCGTGAAAAAGCATGAGACGAACTCTCTTGTTTAGTCTGGATAAAGTGCACATGAAGAGACCTCCACGCAACCCAGAGGACAACGAACTGTGAACAAGGAGAATACTTACAAATAAggtaacatttaattttaagcTTGGCTCAGAGGAGGTTACCTAAATGTATCATGCGTCAACAGGGGTTTGAAAAATGGGGGGaaattgtatttgtgtgttgatttactttaaacaaacaatttttaagcaaaactgaaaaatgcaaTGCTCTAGTTGTAAAAAAACTACATGGAATTTTGAGTAAATCATTAAAACAGTGAAACTTATAAGACACTAAGTACCTGCCCATTGAGAGGAGACCCATGAGAAAGATTGCTGACATCAAGCTGTTGGGTTGGTAGTGTTCACCCAGGATGTCTATTACCTTACCCGTGTAAAACGGGATAAACATGTCACCTTTaaaattcacacaaacaagaaaaatgtgttcAACGCTAAACTTAATTTTTAACAATACTTATCATGATTTTGACTTTCTGAGTTCATACTTACAGATAACAGCAAGCGAAAGAAACACAAACGCTCCAGTCAGTAAGAGCACATCGGGCTTCGAATAACGCACCACTCGCATGAAGTGCGCCCGGTTTCGCTGTTTCGTCTCCGCGCATTCTGCACTCTCATTGTTGCTTTTCGTGTCCGAAAAACTGGCTTCCCAAAATAAACAAGCGATAAGCGCTGCTGCTGTAGCAATGATAGTTTTACCTGGGCAAGGCAAACACCCGCTCCAATTTTCCGGCTGCGCGTTCATGAAGAACGTCAGTCCGCTTTCATACACTGGGCACATCAGGCACGAGACAGCGACGCAGTTACGCACGGTTGTCTCGCTCCAGCTGTTGATCAAAAAACACCTGAGACATATCCACTTCACAGCAGCTGTAATCCAAATAAGAAACAAGAGAGGCACATTGCTCTCCTGCTTGAGAAATACATTTGTGCTGTAATGCAGTACACAGCTTATAGACAGATCCAGGAGAAGAGCTTTAGCATGTTGCATCTTCAATTCCATTTTCCAGCGTTTAACCtcgtgtttatttttgtaaagaGAGCCAAAAATTATTGACTAAATGTAGTCTTTTCTGTCGACGTCGTAGCGCATGTCAGATTTTTTCATCTAGATGTTCAGAAACACTTTCGGTTTCGAATTAGATAATGGGGCTTCCCGGCCATCGACCAAAAGCTTTTGcctttatttttgcaattcagTAACAAggaattgaattaaaaaaggtcaaaattGAGGCCAGAGGTCAAACATCAGTGTTTAGTTTGTTGTAATAGACGACTACAGTCTGTCTGCAGTTTAATCATTATTAATTTTCCTTTAATAGTGTTGCagtaaaaaagtatttagttccCATCTCTAGTCCCCACATATTTTCTCTCACTATAATTCTTAACAGGCTTGATCATTTTAAAACTCACACCAGCTATAGGTTGGTTGAAAAAACAAGTGTACCtaaatttatatttaagcaTTTAACAGATACTTTTGAACCAGGTGTATTTTTCGGTTGAAAACAATAATAGTAATATCTTAAACTGTTTACTGACATGTATTCCAAATTTCTCATTCACTTTACCACTACTCATTTCTTAGAGGATGTGTTCTTAACAATTGAgcataaaattaacatattcaTATAATTCTTAGTAAATGTTTCATGTATCGAGCTTTGGAATTATGTGTTTTCCATTATTCAGATCACTTTATTTACATAGGACAGAGAGcatttttttcttacaaaataTGTCTTCCATGCAAAGAAATATTAGATGGATCTTTTTTCCAAGGTGTCTGCTATGACGAATATTATAACATGAAACATCACAAACATGGCATTTTGAAAACTGAGATATATTGTGATCGTGGTCAGTCTGATCATTACCTTGAAGGAATGTTTACCTGATATTAGAAAACACTGTGTGAAGAGAAAAGTGTCCTCAGTGttgataaatgtgtgaaaatgtcTGTATTAAACATAACTAATCAGATGAATCAAGTATTTAATCTAGCAGTGTTTTACATACAACtgacaattaaaaaacaatatgtgCACAGAGAAAAGATGCATACTGTAGAAACCACATTGCTTGCACCACATGAACAACTTAATTGCAAACATTAAAACACTCACAATGTTTTTATCTACATATTTTATCCATATACTGTAAAGAATGGGTCGTGCCAGTCAATTagtataaattataatattttggGTCACATGTTGCTAGGTAGAGTTTTGTGTATCTCGTTCTACTCATGTCAATGCAGACTCTGAACAAACAACTGAAACCTGATCAAGAATGTTTCACTCCAAGTATATGAAGGCTTGAGTGATAGTGAGGTATATAAATGAATTTATGCTTTTACAGGTGTTGCCACAGCATCTTCTTGTTGTCTCACATAAAAATCTGTCTAATTCTTTTTTACCCATTTCAGTATTTTACATCTTGTGCTCAGAAAGCACTAgcatttaaaaatcaaaacaattactaagtatagtatatactgtacactgcaTGTAAACACAAGAAAGCAGaagtgtttttaaagaaaattgtttttcttttcttgagTTGTATGAGCAGTTCAGTAAATATTTCTTTCTGCACTGTGTATTACCAAAACAGCAGATATCAATGTCATGCTATTTAAAACATGACATATGCATTAGTTAACATGGCTTTATAGTTTACCTGTCTGTTATCTCTTCAAATTGTGAAGGATTTATGTACAATGATTTGGAACAATATGCCAAATCATTTGAGaaaaaaagtatgtttaacTACTGACAGACAAAAACTATTTTGTAAACCATTTTGatgaatatatatttgtgtgtagTCCCGAGAGTGATCTTAAAACTCCTATTTTACGATAATTTCCTAAGGTTGCTAGAAGACATTTTTGTGGAAAATGTAGAGCCAAACTTATGTCTTACATCCTTGTCAAACACCCTATACTGTACAGTGCAAGTGTTGCTACAGATTTAAAGTGGAGTATAGGAGTGAATGGAtaaacaagattttaaagttagtcTTTTTTACTTTCCAAGCCCAATGCAGAAATACAGAGAGCTTGATATTTTGAAGCGTAATATTATAtatcataaaatatattaaaaagtcCTCAAGTATTGTGAATGGACTAACAACATGATAAATAGCAACAAACACaggaacttttatttttattttattgagatttaacaGTTTTTcctcaatatatatttttatttaacataaatgttCCTGTTACGAATATGGTTGCCTCCGATACTCCCGCTCGGCATCAGAGAGCGTTATCCCCAGAGTTTGTCAAACTCCATTTCCCAGTGGCCCTTGTGCCGCTTATTACACCCACACCTGGAACTCATTAACATGGTTTTATAATCTCGGCGTTTGCTGGGCTTCATTGAGAAGTCTTGGTTTTGCCCGGCTGACATTTCTGAGCGGTTTTGATGATTGGGATTGGGATTGGGATTGGGATTGGGATTGGATTGGATTGTTACTTGGATTTCGAACCTTTGATACTTGTCCTGACCATCACCtgtttatataggcctactccTGAACATTGTCTGCCTGCCCCGACCTCTGACTGTTATTGTTTTACGTTTATTTCTCTATTAAAACTGCACATGGATCCTACAGTTTCTGTGTCGGAGTCATCGTTACAAAGACAGATTTAAAGCAAATATGAATAAGTTTTAACTGCTTGCTACGTCCCTACTNCCTTTGATACTTGTCCTGACCATCACCtgtttatataggcctactccTGAACATTGTCTGCCTGCCCCGACCTCTGACTGTTATTGTTTTACGTTTATTTCTCTATTAAAACTGCACATGGATCCTACAGTTTCTGTGTCGGAGTCATCGTTACAAAGACAGATTTAAAGCAAATATGAATAAGTTTTAACTGCTTGCTACGTCCCTACTTActtacttttttaagaaaattaaaaGGTTTTACCTACAAAGTTAAATGGAATCCAAAAACTTtgaagtttgttttctaaaaactgctagaatgcagatagaaccttataattccaagatGATGTTTTGTATTTTCTATGCAGCAGCAATAGCAAAAACTTGATAGGGATATGTAACTATAATGTTTGACACAGAAAATGTGCTCTGACTATTTACATTCTGAATAATGTTCAGATATGTTTTGCTTGCTTTGTATTCTAATGTTTTCAACTAAACAGCTGATCTGTTAAGCATTACATGTTTAGGAATAGTTATTAAGTCTGTTTAAGAAGTTCACTATATTTACAATATCATATGTATCATGTCATATTTGAAAGAATcaaatttggcagacgcttttatccaagcaGCATAAAGTGCATTTAGTATTTACATGTCTTTTATCAGCAATGTggtaccaattgagctacaggaacagacAATGGGTTATTTTTGTCAGACGGGGGGCTCTTCTGGGATTTAAACACTGGATCTCTCACTCCCAAAGCATGAATCATACCTCATAGACCAACGAGCGGATATATACCCTTTACTGTTAAGCATAAAAGTCTTTGTACCTTATTTACCCTAAAGGGtacatggatttatttttaagGTGTTAAGCagatgttgtttgattatcctGCCCTAGCGTACAGATTTTGCAATTTTGTTTTGCATAGCATTAGCCTGTAACTACAGTTCTGGAATAAGAAatttacaaacatttaaagaatatCCATGATGAGTAAATACAAACTATGCATCATGAAAAGAGCTGTAATGACACTGATGTATTTCATCCTACATATGTTTCACttataaatcaagtaaaaattGTTGTCACATTCttgtcatactgtatattgttttctCTGTGTTAA
It encodes:
- the LOC130551038 gene encoding antigen peptide transporter 2-like, with product MELKMQHAKALLLDLSISCVLHYSTNVFLKQESNVPLLFLIWITAAVKWICLRCFLINSWSETTVRNCVAVSCLMCPVYESGLTFFMNAQPENWSGCLPCPGKTIIATAAALIACLFWEASFSDTKSNNESAECAETKQRNRAHFMRVVRYSKPDVLLLTGAFVFLSLAVICDMFIPFYTGKVIDILGEHYQPNSLMSAIFLMGLLSMGSSLSSGLRGGLFMCTLSRLNKRVRLMLFHALVKQEIGFFEDKKTGDLTSRLSTDTRLMSQSVAMNVNILLRSLIKSVGVLYLMVSLSWKLTLLTFIEAPLIAITQKIYNTHYE